GAGCATTGCGGCACGACTTCAGGCAGCATATTTCCGTGATGTCGGAGCTTTCGCGGGCCGGAAGAATCCCGGAGCTTGAAGCGTATATCTCACAGATGGCGGAAAAAGCCGGGCGTGGCTACAAGTCTTTCTGCGTGAACAGAGCGGTTGACGCAATAGCCTCGCACTATGACCGCATAGCCGGGACAGCGGGCGCAAAAATTTCGTGGAGGCTCGATCTTCCCAGCACACTCCCGGTGAAAGAGCCGGAATACTGCGCCATGCTCGGAAACCTCGTAGAGAACGCACTGAACGCCGTTAAGATTCTTCCGCAGGAAAAACGCAATATCACCGCAATATCTTCAATGTTGAGCCGTAATATGATTGGGCTTTCGGTAAGCAATGAATACAGCGGGGCGATAACGTTCGGGGCGGACGGCCTTCCGATTTCGGGGCGAAAAGGACACGGGACGGGATTAATTTCGGTCATGAACACGGTGAATCATTACGCCGGAAGCATGAGCATAGGCACAGAGGGAAATATTTTCACGGCTGATATAATCTTATACTCATGAGAATAACCACGGTGATATTTTCGTGCATGGCAGCAAAATTTTTTGACAGGAGGAATTTTTATCATGAAACGTTTATTGGCATTGTCAGCAGTATTTGCGCTCGCTATGGCTTCTGCGGCGTTCGCGGGAGTGCAGGATTTCGGGAAGTTCACGGTTGACGTTCCGCAGGGGTGGACAGGCACAACCCAGCAGGGAACAGCGGTAATCACAAAGAACGACAACTCAGCCCAGCTCACAATCTCGATTGAGGATGCCGGCGGGGCGACAAAGAAAGAGTTAGCGGAGGCATTTGTTGCGGAGTTCAAGAAGTCATTTTCTGAGGTCTCAGAGCCTGTAGCAGACGCTGACGGCGATTATTCGTGGGACATGAAGACAGCGGCAGGGGCGGACTCACATGCGATGCTGTCGATTGAGGGCAAAGACTTTGTGCTTCTCGTCATCACGAATCCGCAGGCGGCTCCGGCTGAATTGTCGTCCATGCTCGGAAGCATAAAGCAGAAATAACACTCACACGCACGGAATATCATTGCGGGAAGGTAAAAGAGTCCCGATGGTATTAATACATTCATCAGGAGGAAAAATTCTCATGAAGCGCACAATAGTTTTTGCGGCAGTACTGGCGGTAGTACTTTCGGCGGCGGCATTCGCTCAGGATTTCGGAGCTTTCACGATGGACATTCCTGCGGGGTGGTCAGCGTCAACAAACGGCCCTACAGGGATCGCCACAAAGGATGACAAGACAGCTTCACTTTCCGTAACGATAATGCCTGCTGAGGGGAACACGGCGGAGACATTCGCAAACGCATTCGCGGAGGAGTTCAAGAAGTCATTTGCGTCTGTAGCAACACCCGCGGCGGAGGGCGACGGCTCATACTCATGGGAGATGACAACGGCCCAGGGCGTGAAGTCAACAGCCATGCTTGCGGTTGAGGACGGAAATTGCAAGCTCGTTGTAATGACCGGGCTTGAGACTGCCGGAGAAGAGATCGCGGCCATGCTCGAAAGCATCAAAGAGAAATAGTAACAAGCAGAAATCCATTCAGCCCCCGGGAAATTCACCGGGGGTTTTTTTGTGAGTTTTTGCGCCGATATTCTCATTGGACAGTGATACGGCGTTTTGCGTTCCCGCGTGATATGCGCTATATTGTCCGCATAAAATTTCATTGAGAGGTCAAATCATGAAGAAATTAGCGTTAATTCTCCTGCTGACATTCTGCGGGACAGCATACGGCGAAATCAGCAAAGTAACAATCAACAAAGCCTGGAAGAGAATCACAAAGGCCGACAATTTTCCGCGTATATCAATAACATACGAGAAGGACTCCGAGCCAAATGCTTGGGTAAAATCCGATGGAGGCGGGAATTTTTCCGTCCACGTAACAAGAGGCTTAATGCGTATGCTTGACACTGAGGACGAAATCGCCGGGGTACTCGGCCATGAGCTTGGACATATACAGCTCGGCCACTACGAGTCCCTAAGCGTCCCCGAATACGGCACAGGGATAAACAGCGACATAGCCGCGAATTTCGAGGGGGTTTACGGTGAAGGGGAACTCAGCGCGGGTGAGGAGATTGAAGCGGACGATTACGGCGTGAATTTGCTGAGGAAAGCCCGCTATAATCCGAGAGGACTCTATGACGCAATGATGAAGATTGCCGCCAAGGGATATGTCAGGAGGCACAGCGGCTTCATGTCCGGGACTGTTTCGCATGAGAGGCTCACAAACGCCGCCGAGAAAGCCGGAATATCATACTGCATAAAGGCCGACAGCCTCATAGGTATGGACGAGGTAGCAGAAATTATGCGCGGGAAAAAATAACGCAGGCGTGAAATTTTCGGAGTCTTCCGTGTGAAAGCGGGAGGCTCTTTTTTTGCGGACTGTGAAAGGCTGTGTACTGCAAAAAATTTTGTTTTATCGAAACTCGCCGTACTGAGTCCTACGACAAACCCCATCGCTTTAGCTATGTGGATATAAGGCGCAATATAGTATAATATTTTTGCGGTTAGTCGTTCCGCATTAACAAAAATGTAGAAAGTAATGTTGTGTCCCTGATGGGGCTATACAGTAGGGGCGGACTGGCCACGCCTTTGAGAATAAGGGTGCCTGTTTTGCAGGTGGAAACTTAAAATCAAACTTCTCAAGAACCCTATGCCGAAAGGCTTCGGGAGGCTCAGGAGATAATGCGATAGAACAAAATCCATTCAATTACATATTAATTTTTGCAGGTGGTCAAATTTCTTATTCGCCCGTCTGCTTTTACACAGGAAAGGAGTCAGCAAAGACAAAATGATTCAAAGACTGCACCGAAGCGATCTCGGCAACTCGCTTAGGACGCTTATGGAAAACGATCCCGCCTTCCGCCCTGTAGCCTACTTCTCTATGGAAGTCGGCCTAAAGGAGTCAATCCCGACATATTCAGGGGGTCTCGGAGTGCTGGCGGGCGATATCCTCAAGAGCGCGGCTGATTTAGGCGTTCCGATGGCAGGTGTTACGCTCTTATATCGCAAAGGCTATTTCGTTCAGGAGTTCAATGACCAGGACTGGCAGCAGGAAAAGCCGGTAATCTGGGATCCGTCAAAAGAATTAACCCTTCTTCCCAACAAAATATCAGTAACAATGAGAGGCCGTGAGATTCAAGTCGGCGTATGGGTATACGAATGCATAGGCGCGACAGGCTACCCTCTTCCGATATATTTCCTTGACACAGATTTTGACGGAAATCACCCCGATGACCGCAAATTATGCTGGTATCTTTACGGCGGTGATAATCATTACAGGTTATGCCAGGAATTTATACTCGGCGTAGGCGGCTTGAGAATGCTCCGCGCCCTAGGTTACATGAACATTGACACGTTCCACCTGAACGAAGGCCACGCAGGATTTTTGACGCTCGAACTTATGCGCGAGTTAGGCTATTATGACCCCGACAGAATCCGCGAGCAGGTTGTTTTCACGACACATACACCAGTCCCGGCAGGACACGACTATTTCACGTTCGGCGAAATTGATCAGGTATTCCCCGATGACGCAAAAGCCACAATACACAAGATGATTCCCGACAAACCCGGCGTATCAATGACAGACTTAGGCCTCAGATACAGCAGGTACGTCAACGGAGTCGCAAAGAAGCACGCCGAGGTCAGCAACGCAATGTTCCACATGGAGACAGTAGACTGGATTACCAACGGCGTACACCCTACAACGTGGGTAAGCTCAGGAATGCGGAAGCTCTACAACAAGCACATACCAGGCTGGGAGCTTGACCCGGGCAGGCTCGTTCAGGCTCTGACAATCCCGAAAGATGAAGTGTGGTCAGCTCATCAGGCATCAAAGCTGAGGCTGTTTGCGCGGATTCTTGAGACAAACGGAGTCCAGCTTGACCCGAATATTCTTACACTCGGCTTTGCGAGAAGGGCGGCGACGTACAAGAGAGCGGATATGCTTTTGACAGACATCGACAGGCTCAGGAAAATAGCCGGGAAAAACAAAGTACAGTTTATTTTCGCGGGAAAGTCTCACCCGCAGGATGACGGCGGAAAAAGATTATTGCAGAGAATCCGCCAAGCCTCCAAGAATCTCCGGGACAGCGTTACGATCGTATTCATCGACAATTACAACATGGAGATAGCCTCGCTCCTGACGCAGGGTGTTGATGTCTGGCTG
This region of Synergistaceae bacterium genomic DNA includes:
- a CDS encoding M48 family metallopeptidase, yielding MKKLALILLLTFCGTAYGEISKVTINKAWKRITKADNFPRISITYEKDSEPNAWVKSDGGGNFSVHVTRGLMRMLDTEDEIAGVLGHELGHIQLGHYESLSVPEYGTGINSDIAANFEGVYGEGELSAGEEIEADDYGVNLLRKARYNPRGLYDAMMKIAAKGYVRRHSGFMSGTVSHERLTNAAEKAGISYCIKADSLIGMDEVAEIMRGKK
- the glgP gene encoding alpha-glucan family phosphorylase, whose amino-acid sequence is MIQRLHRSDLGNSLRTLMENDPAFRPVAYFSMEVGLKESIPTYSGGLGVLAGDILKSAADLGVPMAGVTLLYRKGYFVQEFNDQDWQQEKPVIWDPSKELTLLPNKISVTMRGREIQVGVWVYECIGATGYPLPIYFLDTDFDGNHPDDRKLCWYLYGGDNHYRLCQEFILGVGGLRMLRALGYMNIDTFHLNEGHAGFLTLELMRELGYYDPDRIREQVVFTTHTPVPAGHDYFTFGEIDQVFPDDAKATIHKMIPDKPGVSMTDLGLRYSRYVNGVAKKHAEVSNAMFHMETVDWITNGVHPTTWVSSGMRKLYNKHIPGWELDPGRLVQALTIPKDEVWSAHQASKLRLFARILETNGVQLDPNILTLGFARRAATYKRADMLLTDIDRLRKIAGKNKVQFIFAGKSHPQDDGGKRLLQRIRQASKNLRDSVTIVFIDNYNMEIASLLTQGVDVWLNNPIRPREASGTSGMKCAMNGIMNFSVLDGWWIEGWIEDVTGWSIGPEPSAAEAKLANSQHYDESKDADDFYRKLEEKVIPTYYENHDKWVDMMRHTIALDASFFNTHRVVHEYASKAYSIDFRGM